One Salvia splendens isolate huo1 chromosome 22, SspV2, whole genome shotgun sequence DNA segment encodes these proteins:
- the LOC121787677 gene encoding BTB/POZ domain-containing protein At5g48800 isoform X2 yields the protein MAKHHHQQLPMSKSASQRCNEWVFRDVPSDIIIEVDGGAFSLHKFPLVSRSGRMRKLVAEHREADVSKIELHGLPGGAESFELAAKFCYGINFEITAANVAQLCCVSDYLEMTEEYSKNNLGSRAAEYLDSVVCKNLEMCVVVLQQCENLLPLADELQIVVRCIDAIASKACVEQIASSFSRLEYSSSGRLHMSKQPKCEGNWWIEDISVLRVDLYQRVITAIKCRGVRPESIGASLVNYAEKELIKKSSLWNQPNQAAVDPVSGASSHERLVVETIVSLLPVEKFSVPITFLFGMLRSAVMLDCSVSCRLDLERRIGSQLDIATLDDLLIPSFRHAGDTLFDVETVHRILVNFSQMEDSDEDMDEESVFESDSPSSPSQTALFKLSQKLCQHTHELSTMGYTELLIFTSKLIKLYPNLIRESCAN from the exons ATGGCCAAGCATCACCACCAGCAGCTGCCTATGTCGAAGAGCGCCAGTCAGCGTTGTAATGAATG GGTATTTCGTGATGTTCCAAGTGACATAATCATTGAAGTAGATGGGGGTGCATTTTCATTGCATAAG TTCCCTCTCGTTTCACGAAGTGGGCGAATGCGGAAGTTGGTTGCAGAGCACCGCGAAGCAGATGTCTCCAAAATCGAGCTTCATGGACTACCAGGAGGTGCCGAGTCATTTGAGTTGGCAGCCAAATTTTGCTATGGTATCAACTTTGAGATCACAGCTGCAAATGTTGCTCAGCTGTGCTGCGTTTCTGATTACCTAGAAATGACCGAAGAGTACTCGAAGAACAACCTTGGTTCGAGAGCTGCAGAATATCTTGATAGTGTTGTGTGCAAAAACCTCGAAATGTGTGTTGTAGTCCTTCAGCAGTGTGAAAACTTGCTTCCACTGGCGGACGAGCTACAAATTGTCGTCCGATGCATTGATGCAATAGCTTCCAAAGCTTGTGTCGAGCAGATTGCTTCGAGTTTCTCACGATTGGAGTACAGCAGCTCAGGGAGGCTTCACATGAGCAAGCAGCCTAAATGTGAAGGAAATTGGTGGATTGAAGATATTTCAGTGCTTCGTGTCGACTTGTATCAAAGAGTCATAACCGCCATAAAATGCCGTGGGGTGAGGCCAGAAAGCATTGGGGCCTCACTCGTAAACTATGCAGAGAAAGAGTTAATCAAGAAGTCCAGCTTATGGAATCAGCCCAACCAGGCTGCAGTTGATCCGGTGTCAGGTGCAAGCAGCCACGAAAGACTTGTTGTGGAGACGATAGTTAGCCTCCTCCCAGTCGAGAAATTTTCTGTTCCTATCACTTTTCTGTTTGGTATGCTGCGGAGCGCTGTGATGCTTGATTGCTCGGTTTCTTGTAGGCTTGATCTCGAGAGGAGGATAGGATCCCAGCTGGACATAGCAACTTTAGACGATCTCTTGATCCCTTCTTTCCGACATGCTGGTGATACGCTGTTTGATGTCGAAACTGTTCACAGAATACTGGTTAACTTTTCTCAGATGGAAGATAGCGATGAAGATATGGATGAGGAATCCGTCTTTGAATCAGATAGTCCATCTTCGCCTTCTCAGACCGCGCTGTTTAAG CTATCGCAGAAACTTTGCCAGCACACGCACGAACTGTCCACGATGGGTTATACCGAGCTATTGATATTTACCTCAAA GCTCATCAAGCTTTATCCGAACCTGATAAGAGAAAGCTGTGCAAACTGA
- the LOC121787677 gene encoding BTB/POZ domain-containing protein At5g48800 isoform X1 → MAKHHHQQLPMSKSASQRCNEWVFRDVPSDIIIEVDGGAFSLHKFPLVSRSGRMRKLVAEHREADVSKIELHGLPGGAESFELAAKFCYGINFEITAANVAQLCCVSDYLEMTEEYSKNNLGSRAAEYLDSVVCKNLEMCVVVLQQCENLLPLADELQIVVRCIDAIASKACVEQIASSFSRLEYSSSGRLHMSKQPKCEGNWWIEDISVLRVDLYQRVITAIKCRGVRPESIGASLVNYAEKELIKKSSLWNQPNQAAVDPVSGASSHERLVVETIVSLLPVEKFSVPITFLFGMLRSAVMLDCSVSCRLDLERRIGSQLDIATLDDLLIPSFRHAGDTLFDVETVHRILVNFSQMEDSDEDMDEESVFESDSPSSPSQTALFKVSKLVDNYLAEIAPDANLKLNVFVAIAETLPAHARTVHDGLYRAIDIYLKAHQALSEPDKRKLCKLIDFQKLSQEAGVHAAQNERLPVQSIVQVLYYEQLRLRNSLFCSYPDEDPKPIHQSWRINSGARSAAMSPRDNYASLRRENRDLKLELARMRMRLNDLEKDHVYMKRNLDRSSSRKLMSSFSKKIFKLNIFARTPSRGPSSPSKHSQISESKFTERT, encoded by the exons ATGGCCAAGCATCACCACCAGCAGCTGCCTATGTCGAAGAGCGCCAGTCAGCGTTGTAATGAATG GGTATTTCGTGATGTTCCAAGTGACATAATCATTGAAGTAGATGGGGGTGCATTTTCATTGCATAAG TTCCCTCTCGTTTCACGAAGTGGGCGAATGCGGAAGTTGGTTGCAGAGCACCGCGAAGCAGATGTCTCCAAAATCGAGCTTCATGGACTACCAGGAGGTGCCGAGTCATTTGAGTTGGCAGCCAAATTTTGCTATGGTATCAACTTTGAGATCACAGCTGCAAATGTTGCTCAGCTGTGCTGCGTTTCTGATTACCTAGAAATGACCGAAGAGTACTCGAAGAACAACCTTGGTTCGAGAGCTGCAGAATATCTTGATAGTGTTGTGTGCAAAAACCTCGAAATGTGTGTTGTAGTCCTTCAGCAGTGTGAAAACTTGCTTCCACTGGCGGACGAGCTACAAATTGTCGTCCGATGCATTGATGCAATAGCTTCCAAAGCTTGTGTCGAGCAGATTGCTTCGAGTTTCTCACGATTGGAGTACAGCAGCTCAGGGAGGCTTCACATGAGCAAGCAGCCTAAATGTGAAGGAAATTGGTGGATTGAAGATATTTCAGTGCTTCGTGTCGACTTGTATCAAAGAGTCATAACCGCCATAAAATGCCGTGGGGTGAGGCCAGAAAGCATTGGGGCCTCACTCGTAAACTATGCAGAGAAAGAGTTAATCAAGAAGTCCAGCTTATGGAATCAGCCCAACCAGGCTGCAGTTGATCCGGTGTCAGGTGCAAGCAGCCACGAAAGACTTGTTGTGGAGACGATAGTTAGCCTCCTCCCAGTCGAGAAATTTTCTGTTCCTATCACTTTTCTGTTTGGTATGCTGCGGAGCGCTGTGATGCTTGATTGCTCGGTTTCTTGTAGGCTTGATCTCGAGAGGAGGATAGGATCCCAGCTGGACATAGCAACTTTAGACGATCTCTTGATCCCTTCTTTCCGACATGCTGGTGATACGCTGTTTGATGTCGAAACTGTTCACAGAATACTGGTTAACTTTTCTCAGATGGAAGATAGCGATGAAGATATGGATGAGGAATCCGTCTTTGAATCAGATAGTCCATCTTCGCCTTCTCAGACCGCGCTGTTTAAGGTCTCTAAACTAGTCGATAATTATCTGGCTGAGATAGCACCTGATGCAAATCTCAAGCTCAATGTGTTTGTAGCTATCGCAGAAACTTTGCCAGCACACGCACGAACTGTCCACGATGGGTTATACCGAGCTATTGATATTTACCTCAAA GCTCATCAAGCTTTATCCGAACCTGATAAGAGAAAGCTGTGCAAACTGATAGATTTTCAGAAACTGTCACAGGAAGCTGGAGTGCACGCTGCACAAAACGAACGCCTTCCAGTCCAATCAATAGTCCAAGTGCTTTACTACGAGCAGTTAAGACTTCGGAACTCCTTGTTCTGTTCCTATCCGGATGAGGATCCGAAGCCTATCCACCAGTCGTGGCGGATCAACAGTGGAGCGCGAAGTGCTGCAATGTCTCCCCGGGACAACTATGCCTCTTTGAGACGAGAGAACAGGGACTTGAAGCTTGAGCTGGCAAGGATGCGGATGAGGTTAAACGATTTGGAGAAAGATCACGTATATATGAAGAGGAATCTCGACAGGTCCAGTTCAAGAAAACTCATGAGTTCCTTTTCAAAGAAGATCTTTAAACTGAATATCTTTGCTCGTACCCCTTCACGGGGACCGAGCTCCCCATCGAAGCACTCTCAAATATCTGAGTCTAAGTTTACAGAGAGAACATAG
- the LOC121787939 gene encoding cytochrome b5-like: protein MSKVFTLAELSEHTTNKDCWLLIGGKVYDVTKFLDDHPGGDEVLLQSTGKDATDDFEDVGHSSTARAMLDEYYVGDIDSSTIPSKASTTYAPPKQAQLNQDKSSGFLIKLLQILVPLLILGVAVGVRFYTKSST from the exons ATGTCTAAGGTTTTCACTTTAGCTGAGCTTTCTGAGCACACCACCAACAAGGACTGCTGGCTCCTGATTGGGGGAAAG GTTTATGATGTGACGAAATTCTTGGATGATCATCCAGGAGGTGATGAAGTTTTGTTGCAGTCGACAG GGAAGGATGCAACTGATGATTTTGAGGATGTTGGGCACAGCTCGACTGCAAGGGCCATGTTGGACGAGTACTATGTGGGCGACATTGATTCATCGACCATTCCCAGCAAGGCCTCTACCACATACGCGCCTCCCAAACAGGCACAGTTGAATCAGGACAAATCGTCAGGTTTTCTCATCAAGCTCCTCCAGATCTTGGTTCCTCTCCTTATATTGGGCGTGGCTGTCGGTGTTCGTTTCTATACCAAATCGTCGACCTAA
- the LOC121786317 gene encoding phosphatidylinositol/phosphatidylcholine transfer protein SFH9-like isoform X2 gives MPDGRGDRFGHEIMSEDERRRRRMRSLRKKAMNPATRTTRELKKHEQRKVHCLFAAVCNEEFLEEEEIVVNEFRQALVERGMLLARYDDYHTMLRFLKARKFDLDKTVQMWEEMLNWRKENAVDTIIQDFIYEEFDEVKLYYPHGYHGVDKGGRPVYIERLGKVEPSKLMNITTVDRFLKYHVQGFEKAFAQKFAACSIAAKRHIDSTTTILDVHGLNWMSFGKIARDLVMRMQRIDSSNYPETLHQMFIVNAGGGFKCVWNSAKCFIDQRTIAKIHVLGTKFQDRLLEVIDASQLPDFLGGSCSCPNEGGCLGSNKGPWNDTQLMKLVHALHEGECNLGIKLLDYQESRNEISSSSISRKSSYREPTPSLSNNEISQRPEMDISGDRYEDRHPSNLAGPIAEQRLPKGSLSAIVMDVVLRLLTFLCILGSLFRRFFKMDENMESVLENQTTQVGNSNSQEQDAQLKNEELLHPCYQKLQHLENMVNELSKKPARIPSEKEDMIHESLSRIKSIEFDLQKTRKALIATTSKQMELSESIETIKENNLNVSCCLLMKQMQCILKKIWLSSLTSVLYLLDSTTGESKLLATK, from the exons ATGCCAG ATGGAAGGGGAGATAGATTTGGTCACGAGATCATGTCTGAGGATGAGAGAAGGAGGCGGCGGATGAGATCTTTGAGGAAAAAGGCAATGAACCCTGCAACAAGGACTACGCGGGAGTTGAAGAAACATGAACAGAGGAAGGTGCATTGCCTGTTTGCCGCAGTCTGTAACGAAGAGTTTCTGGAGGAGGAAGAGATAGTGGTTAATGAATTTCGTCAAGCTTTGGTTGAAAGGGGCATGCTTCTGGCTCGTTATGATGATTACCATACTATGTTGAG ATTCTTAAAAGCAAGAAAGTTTGACCTTGATAAAACAGTACAGATGTGGGAAGAAATGTTGAATTGGAGAAAAGAAAATGCTGTAGACACTATAATTCAG GATTTCATATATGAGGAGTTTGACGAAGTTAAGCTATATTATCCTCATGGTTACCATGGTGTTGATAAAGGAGGCCGACCTGTGTACATTGAAAGACTTGGGAAGGTTGAACCTAGTAAACTAATGAACATCACCACTGTCGATAGGTTCTTAAAATATCACGTCCAAGGTTTTGAGAAAGCTTTTGCGCAAAAGTTTGCAGCATGTTCTATTGCTGCCAAGCGACATATTGATTCAACAACTACTATTCTGGATGTACATGGGCTG AATTGGATGAGTTTTGGAAAGATTGCGCGTGATCTAGTAATGCGCATGCAGAGAATTGATAGCAGCAATTATCCTGAG ACGTTACATCAAATGTTCATAGTTAATGCGGGTGGTGGATTTAAGTGTGTATGGAATTCGGCAAAATGCTTCATTGATCAAAGAACTATCGCAAAAATACAT GTGTTGGGTACCAAATTCCAGGACAGGCTATTGGAAGTCATCGATGCTAG TCAATTGCCAGATTTTCTGGGTGGATCCTGCTCATGTCCAAATGAAGGTGGATGCCTTGGATCCAACAAGGGACCTTGGAATGATACACAACTGATGAAG CTAGTTCACGCTTTGCATGAAGGTGAATGCAATTTAGGAATAAAACTGCTTGATTATCAG GAATCAAGGAATGAAATTTCTTCATCTTCTATTTCAAGAAAATCTTCATACAGGGAACCAACACCTTCCCTTAGTAATAAT GAAATATCACAGAGACCAGAAATGGATATATCCGGTGATAGATATGAAGATAGACATCCATCAA ATTTAGCTGGTCCTATTGCAGAACAAAGGTTGCCAAAGGGATCACTCTCCGCCATAGTGATGGACGTTGTGCTTAGATTACTCACATTCTTATGCATACTTGGTAGTTTGTTCAGACGCTTCTTTAAGATGGACGAAAACATGGAATCGGTATTAGAAAACCAAACAACACAAGTTGGAAACTCAAACTCTCAAGAACAAGATGCGCAACTAAAGAATGAGGAGCTTCTCCACCCCTGTTACCAGAAGTTACAGCATTTAGAGAATATGGTGAATGAACTTTCGAAGAAACCTGCAAGAATTCCATCTGAGAAAGAGGACATGATACATGAATCTCTCAGTCGCATAAAATCCATTGAGTTTGACTTACAGAAGACGAGGAAA GCATTGATTGCGACAACATCAAAGCAAATGGAGTTATCTGAGTCAATAGAGACAATAAAGGAGAATAATTTAAATGTAAGTTGTTGTTTGCTTATGAAGCAAATGCAatgcattttaaaaaaaatatggctGTCGTCATTGACATCCGTGCTTTATCTGCTCGACTCAACGACAGGGGAGTCAAAGTTGCTGGCTACGAAGTAG
- the LOC121786317 gene encoding phosphatidylinositol/phosphatidylcholine transfer protein SFH9-like isoform X1, with amino-acid sequence MPDGRGDRFGHEIMSEDERRRRRMRSLRKKAMNPATRTTRELKKHEQRKVHCLFAAVCNEEFLEEEEIVVNEFRQALVERGMLLARYDDYHTMLRFLKARKFDLDKTVQMWEEMLNWRKENAVDTIIQDFIYEEFDEVKLYYPHGYHGVDKGGRPVYIERLGKVEPSKLMNITTVDRFLKYHVQGFEKAFAQKFAACSIAAKRHIDSTTTILDVHGLNWMSFGKIARDLVMRMQRIDSSNYPETLHQMFIVNAGGGFKCVWNSAKCFIDQRTIAKIHVLGTKFQDRLLEVIDASQLPDFLGGSCSCPNEGGCLGSNKGPWNDTQLMKLVHALHEGECNLGIKLLDYQESRNEISSSSISRKSSYREPTPSLSNNEISQRPEMDISGDRYEDRHPSIEPADLAGPIAEQRLPKGSLSAIVMDVVLRLLTFLCILGSLFRRFFKMDENMESVLENQTTQVGNSNSQEQDAQLKNEELLHPCYQKLQHLENMVNELSKKPARIPSEKEDMIHESLSRIKSIEFDLQKTRKALIATTSKQMELSESIETIKENNLNVSCCLLMKQMQCILKKIWLSSLTSVLYLLDSTTGESKLLATK; translated from the exons ATGCCAG ATGGAAGGGGAGATAGATTTGGTCACGAGATCATGTCTGAGGATGAGAGAAGGAGGCGGCGGATGAGATCTTTGAGGAAAAAGGCAATGAACCCTGCAACAAGGACTACGCGGGAGTTGAAGAAACATGAACAGAGGAAGGTGCATTGCCTGTTTGCCGCAGTCTGTAACGAAGAGTTTCTGGAGGAGGAAGAGATAGTGGTTAATGAATTTCGTCAAGCTTTGGTTGAAAGGGGCATGCTTCTGGCTCGTTATGATGATTACCATACTATGTTGAG ATTCTTAAAAGCAAGAAAGTTTGACCTTGATAAAACAGTACAGATGTGGGAAGAAATGTTGAATTGGAGAAAAGAAAATGCTGTAGACACTATAATTCAG GATTTCATATATGAGGAGTTTGACGAAGTTAAGCTATATTATCCTCATGGTTACCATGGTGTTGATAAAGGAGGCCGACCTGTGTACATTGAAAGACTTGGGAAGGTTGAACCTAGTAAACTAATGAACATCACCACTGTCGATAGGTTCTTAAAATATCACGTCCAAGGTTTTGAGAAAGCTTTTGCGCAAAAGTTTGCAGCATGTTCTATTGCTGCCAAGCGACATATTGATTCAACAACTACTATTCTGGATGTACATGGGCTG AATTGGATGAGTTTTGGAAAGATTGCGCGTGATCTAGTAATGCGCATGCAGAGAATTGATAGCAGCAATTATCCTGAG ACGTTACATCAAATGTTCATAGTTAATGCGGGTGGTGGATTTAAGTGTGTATGGAATTCGGCAAAATGCTTCATTGATCAAAGAACTATCGCAAAAATACAT GTGTTGGGTACCAAATTCCAGGACAGGCTATTGGAAGTCATCGATGCTAG TCAATTGCCAGATTTTCTGGGTGGATCCTGCTCATGTCCAAATGAAGGTGGATGCCTTGGATCCAACAAGGGACCTTGGAATGATACACAACTGATGAAG CTAGTTCACGCTTTGCATGAAGGTGAATGCAATTTAGGAATAAAACTGCTTGATTATCAG GAATCAAGGAATGAAATTTCTTCATCTTCTATTTCAAGAAAATCTTCATACAGGGAACCAACACCTTCCCTTAGTAATAAT GAAATATCACAGAGACCAGAAATGGATATATCCGGTGATAGATATGAAGATAGACATCCATCAA TTGAACCTGCAGATTTAGCTGGTCCTATTGCAGAACAAAGGTTGCCAAAGGGATCACTCTCCGCCATAGTGATGGACGTTGTGCTTAGATTACTCACATTCTTATGCATACTTGGTAGTTTGTTCAGACGCTTCTTTAAGATGGACGAAAACATGGAATCGGTATTAGAAAACCAAACAACACAAGTTGGAAACTCAAACTCTCAAGAACAAGATGCGCAACTAAAGAATGAGGAGCTTCTCCACCCCTGTTACCAGAAGTTACAGCATTTAGAGAATATGGTGAATGAACTTTCGAAGAAACCTGCAAGAATTCCATCTGAGAAAGAGGACATGATACATGAATCTCTCAGTCGCATAAAATCCATTGAGTTTGACTTACAGAAGACGAGGAAA GCATTGATTGCGACAACATCAAAGCAAATGGAGTTATCTGAGTCAATAGAGACAATAAAGGAGAATAATTTAAATGTAAGTTGTTGTTTGCTTATGAAGCAAATGCAatgcattttaaaaaaaatatggctGTCGTCATTGACATCCGTGCTTTATCTGCTCGACTCAACGACAGGGGAGTCAAAGTTGCTGGCTACGAAGTAG
- the LOC121786317 gene encoding phosphatidylinositol/phosphatidylcholine transfer protein SFH9-like isoform X3, producing MPDGRGDRFGHEIMSEDERRRRRMRSLRKKAMNPATRTTRELKKHEQRKVHCLFAAVCNEEFLEEEEIVVNEFRQALVERGMLLARYDDYHTMLRFLKARKFDLDKTVQMWEEMLNWRKENAVDTIIQDFIYEEFDEVKLYYPHGYHGVDKGGRPVYIERLGKVEPSKLMNITTVDRFLKYHVQGFEKAFAQKFAACSIAAKRHIDSTTTILDVHGLNWMSFGKIARDLVMRMQRIDSSNYPETLHQMFIVNAGGGFKCVWNSAKCFIDQRTIAKIHVLGTKFQDRLLEVIDASQLPDFLGGSCSCPNEGGCLGSNKGPWNDTQLMKLVHALHEGECNLGIKLLDYQESRNEISSSSISRKSSYREPTPSLSNNEISQRPEMDISGDRYEDRHPSIEPADLAGPIAEQRLPKGSLSAIVMDVVLRLLTFLCILGSLFRRFFKMDENMESVLENQTTQVGNSNSQEQDAQLKNEELLHPCYQKLQHLENMVNELSKKPARIPSEKEDMIHESLSRIKSIEFDLQKTRKALIATTSKQMELSESIETIKENNLNGSQSCWLRSSRSVPRGT from the exons ATGCCAG ATGGAAGGGGAGATAGATTTGGTCACGAGATCATGTCTGAGGATGAGAGAAGGAGGCGGCGGATGAGATCTTTGAGGAAAAAGGCAATGAACCCTGCAACAAGGACTACGCGGGAGTTGAAGAAACATGAACAGAGGAAGGTGCATTGCCTGTTTGCCGCAGTCTGTAACGAAGAGTTTCTGGAGGAGGAAGAGATAGTGGTTAATGAATTTCGTCAAGCTTTGGTTGAAAGGGGCATGCTTCTGGCTCGTTATGATGATTACCATACTATGTTGAG ATTCTTAAAAGCAAGAAAGTTTGACCTTGATAAAACAGTACAGATGTGGGAAGAAATGTTGAATTGGAGAAAAGAAAATGCTGTAGACACTATAATTCAG GATTTCATATATGAGGAGTTTGACGAAGTTAAGCTATATTATCCTCATGGTTACCATGGTGTTGATAAAGGAGGCCGACCTGTGTACATTGAAAGACTTGGGAAGGTTGAACCTAGTAAACTAATGAACATCACCACTGTCGATAGGTTCTTAAAATATCACGTCCAAGGTTTTGAGAAAGCTTTTGCGCAAAAGTTTGCAGCATGTTCTATTGCTGCCAAGCGACATATTGATTCAACAACTACTATTCTGGATGTACATGGGCTG AATTGGATGAGTTTTGGAAAGATTGCGCGTGATCTAGTAATGCGCATGCAGAGAATTGATAGCAGCAATTATCCTGAG ACGTTACATCAAATGTTCATAGTTAATGCGGGTGGTGGATTTAAGTGTGTATGGAATTCGGCAAAATGCTTCATTGATCAAAGAACTATCGCAAAAATACAT GTGTTGGGTACCAAATTCCAGGACAGGCTATTGGAAGTCATCGATGCTAG TCAATTGCCAGATTTTCTGGGTGGATCCTGCTCATGTCCAAATGAAGGTGGATGCCTTGGATCCAACAAGGGACCTTGGAATGATACACAACTGATGAAG CTAGTTCACGCTTTGCATGAAGGTGAATGCAATTTAGGAATAAAACTGCTTGATTATCAG GAATCAAGGAATGAAATTTCTTCATCTTCTATTTCAAGAAAATCTTCATACAGGGAACCAACACCTTCCCTTAGTAATAAT GAAATATCACAGAGACCAGAAATGGATATATCCGGTGATAGATATGAAGATAGACATCCATCAA TTGAACCTGCAGATTTAGCTGGTCCTATTGCAGAACAAAGGTTGCCAAAGGGATCACTCTCCGCCATAGTGATGGACGTTGTGCTTAGATTACTCACATTCTTATGCATACTTGGTAGTTTGTTCAGACGCTTCTTTAAGATGGACGAAAACATGGAATCGGTATTAGAAAACCAAACAACACAAGTTGGAAACTCAAACTCTCAAGAACAAGATGCGCAACTAAAGAATGAGGAGCTTCTCCACCCCTGTTACCAGAAGTTACAGCATTTAGAGAATATGGTGAATGAACTTTCGAAGAAACCTGCAAGAATTCCATCTGAGAAAGAGGACATGATACATGAATCTCTCAGTCGCATAAAATCCATTGAGTTTGACTTACAGAAGACGAGGAAA GCATTGATTGCGACAACATCAAAGCAAATGGAGTTATCTGAGTCAATAGAGACAATAAAGGAGAATAATTTAAAT GGGAGTCAAAGTTGCTGGCTACGAAGTAGCAGGTCTGTACCCCGTGGAACCTGA